The genomic segment TCACTTCTGACATCAACTGCATTTCATAAAACCAATATCCACGACCTTTTAAACCACATATCCTGCAATAGGAGCATCGCATTTGACAAGTCTGCAAAATGTAATCCTCTCAACTGAAGCTCCGAGCCAAAGCTGAAAACCAGCAGGTCTCGGCAGCGATGACATAACAAAATTAATCTCAGTAAAATCTAGCCTTTGGTCTTCTAGGGTCTGCGCATTTCACCACCCACACAGGTGTGTACACGCTCAAACCTGAGTGCATCATTTATACACAAGGATCTGCTTTTACTACTTTTATACGAGAAGCACAGccgggaaaaaaaagacaaaattctCAAAAGATAATTGTGCTAATTTATGCATTCGGAATTCATTCACACTGATCAGTTTTCAGCTCTAAGTGGATTTAGCTATCACTACAAACAATATGTTTCAGTAAAGATGCCACAGAGAtgctctgaaaaaacaaaacaatcagttACATAATAGTTCAACACAAAAATATCAGAATATTTTGGCAGCCTCCATCACTCACTTTAGCATCTTTTTGGCAGCATAACAGCGCAGGTCATAGGACACAGTATAAACACCATACAGTGTTGCTTTCACATTCAGGCAGCCAATGAAATCTTTGGGGTTGTTCTTgtagaggtcaaaggtcagcttgGCCACATCCCTCCGCTGCTGTTGCTGCCTGCAGTCACTAAGGCGATCTCTATAGGTGTTGTACTGTGGGGCGACAGGATGAGGGATATGAGTCAGGACAAATGGGCACAAATCAGCGCTCAACTCCACTGGCACACACTTGAACTACACACTGATGGCGCTCCTGCCAGCGATGACGTGAGTAGCAAATGACAATGAGAAAAGGTCAATGAGGGGTCGTTGCAGAAAACATTTGGGAAGGGGTCCAAATTAATGCATGTATCACTTTATGTGAAAGTTAATTGCTTTTGGGTGAATGTTACTTCAATCTTAACGAACCCCTCATGTCCAATTAGTATCACACCCCTGTCTTCCATTTTTCTCAAAAATATTGAGAGGGGAGAAACTAATGTGAGGTTCACTCTGCGTTCTGCCTTTGCTCAACAAATGGCATGTTGCCCTTCCATTTAATTTGATGGATAAAATATTTAACTGGATAGCCAATGTATCACAGCACAGACTGGTCCATATTCATGGCTGCTGCATTATGCCTTCCTATCAGTCTACATCAAAGAATCACTGGCTATCAATATGTTAATATTTGTGCGGCCACAATGAAGTAAAATTGCTGGCCAAAAGTGCCATCTAGTGGTTAATCAAAACTACATACAGGATGTGGGCTCCACTTCTGTCCCTTCTCCAGAGCCATTAGAACAGCATTTTCTGGGAGCGTTTGAAAGAATTCCTCTGTGTCCACACCAGTGCCATCTTCATCCAGCACCAACGCACTGATGCACAGTATACTCAATGAGTCACTGGCCTGAGAGAGAGTAGagatgaggaaaaaacaaaataaatgcataCACTGACCCCATCACATGAAAATATGCCGCAAACCATAAAGCGGTTATTACACAGCTGTtctgaaacatttattttgggAGCAGTCTCTTCTGTGATGACCCCATTGTTAAGGCAATGTCTGAATGGCTTGATGAGTAATGAAAACGCTATGAATCATATATGATAACCTTCTAAACCCAGCTCAACACCTATGGGAGACTTTACACCATTCTGTCAGACGGCACTCTCCACAGCCATCATTAAGAAGCCGCTTCAGGGAGCCTGTATTTCATCCCTTTACCAAAAGGTACAAGGAGCACTCAATTAATGCCAAGGCATACTGAAGCCATTCAGATCTTGCTAAGACACTTTAGGCTTTATTAAATTTGGCCTTTTTATAAATATACCATTATTATAGTCTGACATCAGCCCTTTTTCTTGTTACATTTCACTTACATGAGCTCGAAACACACTCAACCACTTCAGATGGTGCAGCAACAAGTGgcaaacctttgtctaatttcAATGGTCAATACACACCACAGAATTTCCCCCCGCTTCCTCTGTTTTTAGTCCAAATGCTTTGTGACCACCGTACCATGATTATTAGCTGCTGACCAAGTccccccgacacacacacacagcatttttaCACCTCACATCTTTCTCTCACCTTATTTGTCAGGTCTTCTAGCGTGTCTGCCATTATACCCTTTTTCACACTGCGGTCAGCGTTCAGGACCCTGAAAGGCTTTGGTCGAGGAACTCGACCCGACAGGAGCTGCTGGGTCATGGAGGCACTAGCTGACATGCTCGCTGTTACACACCTGAGAAAAAGGTGTAAGACGTCAGGTCATCAgctcatatataaaaaaaaaaaaagcagcaaaagcGCTAAGGGTGACAACCATCACAAAGCACTTACTTGGAGAGGTTAGATGGCGTGAAAAGGCTGAGTGACCTCATAGCATAATCCATATGAGAACAACTCGACCTGCAATTGTAAgtatgatcagtgtggcagctAAGCTTCAtgtgaaaaataacaaatcagGAGACAGCAGCAGCTTTGAGTGCGTTTTGcagtttaaaacagaaaataccAGCAATAAATTTAGgaaaacaattacagcaaattCTGGAAGTGGAGGCCATTTTTGGCAGTCAgtcttacacatttataaatataaCTTGTATGATTAACATTCCTTCAATTTCATGATTATGtcccaagaaaaagaaaagacaagaaacAATCAAGAATATTAACTATCTTAAAGTTTAGGAAACTCGAGACTTCTCCCAACCCTGTCTGAATATAATCCTTATGCTGATTGTTTTTGTTCCCGAAGCGCTGCTCCCAGCAGTGTGGACCACAAAAGCCTCTGAAATAAAGTACACGCTCCTCTCTTGTTGCCGTTTCTTGCAACACTTGGTCACTGACCTTTGTGCTGATGACTGTTGATCTGGTTGCAAGTCGTCAGCTTTATTGAGAAATCCTGCATAAACACTCCCACTGGCCCTGGATTCTAATTTGTTATAATAACCCAGTATCTTAAAGAAAGTTcagctaaaattaaaaatacacagcTGCATGAAGAATCAGGCAGTGTGTTCAGCAGAGCAGCACTAACCCAATTCTAACCAACTCAACTGCTTAGTGGCttcaaaattgaattgaatctgtGAGGCTCCAAAGCGGTTGAGGTGATCTGAGGAAAAATGTTATTTAGGGGAATGTACGCTTTAATTACAGCATGATGTTATAATGCTGGAGGACATGAGAACACATGCACTTTTCACAAATTAGGTCATAGTTCATTGCTCAGCATACGCTGCATCTGACACTAGAGGATTGGCTCACGCTGACGAGGTGTGTGCGTACCGGCAGGTGTTACCACACTGGGCTACACGTCATTGTCTGACATCACCTGTGCGCACCAAAAGAAAATCCTAAAAGTCAAGCAGTAGGAAAAAGCAGCAGATACATTTCTATGTACTCGTTTATGGCTCAATCCAGCTAAAACGGATGTTTACACGAATGAAAGTCGCTAAgaatttaaaatacatgaattaaAGGACACTGGAGTTCACATATTATACATGGGAGATGAGGCTGTTCAATATGACACTGAACAGCCTCATTTAGCCATTTCTAAACTAGGCTTTCTCGCCCGTGAATAAAGTGTACACCGTCACAAATAAAGACAATGGCtccacaaaaagaagaaaaataaagaaaatgctcATGAAAGTTCACAATTTATATTAAATCTGTTCGTAGTAATTAAAACAAATCACAGCGAAGCAAAATCCTTAG from the Oreochromis aureus strain Israel breed Guangdong linkage group 5, ZZ_aureus, whole genome shotgun sequence genome contains:
- the cidec gene encoding cell death activator CIDE-3, whose product is MDYAMRSLSLFTPSNLSKCVTASMSASASMTQQLLSGRVPRPKPFRVLNADRSVKKGIMADTLEDLTNKASDSLSILCISALVLDEDGTGVDTEEFFQTLPENAVLMALEKGQKWSPHPYNTYRDRLSDCRQQQQRRDVAKLTFDLYKNNPKDFIGCLNVKATLYGVYTVSYDLRCYAAKKMLKEALRWTIFSMQATGHILLGSSCYIEQLLEEEERAEKSLALPQEGRIRQLQNMLLGKISYL